A genomic stretch from Bacillus sp. N1-1 includes:
- a CDS encoding branched-chain amino acid aminotransferase — MSTDLEIVKSTNLKAKPEKDQIPFGRTFTDHMFVMDYETDKGWFEPRIIPYEPITLDPAAMIFHYGQTVFEGLKAYRSDDRILLFRPEKNLQRLNLSSDRLSIPPIDEERVMGYLKELIHIEQDWVPSTPGTSLYVRPYIIATEPNLSVAPSNTYKLMIILSPVGSYFSGGLTPVKISVEDKFTRAVKGGTGMAKTAGNYSSAYQAQAKAYKDGNADVLWLDGVEKRYIEEVGSMNIFFKINGEVVTPELNGSILHGITRMSVIELLKKWDISVTERKVSIEELYELSQKGQLEEAFGTGTAAVISPVGELNWQGKKMVINNHEIGELSQSLYDTITGIQTGKLEDTQNWTVSVK, encoded by the coding sequence ATGAGTACAGATTTAGAAATTGTTAAAAGTACGAATTTAAAAGCGAAGCCTGAAAAGGATCAGATCCCTTTTGGAAGAACGTTTACCGACCATATGTTTGTAATGGATTATGAAACCGATAAAGGGTGGTTTGAGCCACGCATCATTCCTTATGAGCCAATTACTCTTGATCCTGCTGCGATGATTTTTCACTACGGTCAAACGGTTTTTGAAGGTTTAAAAGCCTACCGTTCTGACGATCGTATCCTTTTATTTAGACCAGAGAAAAATTTGCAGCGCTTGAATCTTTCAAGCGACCGATTGAGCATCCCTCCAATTGATGAGGAACGTGTGATGGGTTACTTAAAAGAATTGATTCACATTGAGCAAGATTGGGTACCATCGACTCCGGGAACATCGCTTTATGTACGCCCGTATATTATTGCAACGGAGCCAAATTTATCTGTTGCTCCTTCAAATACGTACAAATTAATGATCATTCTTTCACCAGTTGGCTCTTATTTTTCTGGTGGCTTAACACCAGTGAAAATTAGCGTAGAAGATAAATTCACTAGAGCTGTTAAAGGCGGAACAGGAATGGCAAAAACTGCCGGAAACTATTCATCCGCTTATCAAGCGCAGGCGAAAGCCTATAAAGACGGAAATGCAGATGTTCTTTGGCTTGACGGAGTTGAAAAGCGTTATATTGAAGAAGTGGGGAGCATGAATATCTTCTTTAAGATTAATGGAGAAGTTGTTACGCCAGAATTAAACGGTAGCATTCTACACGGCATTACAAGAATGTCCGTTATTGAATTGTTAAAGAAATGGGATATTTCAGTCACTGAAAGAAAGGTGTCTATTGAAGAGCTGTATGAGCTGTCGCAAAAGGGACAGCTTGAGGAAGCATTTGGTACTGGAACGGCTGCCGTCATTTCACCAGTAGGAGAACTCAACTGGCAAGGTAAGAAAATGGTTATTAACAATCATGAAATAGGTGAACTTTCTCAGAGTTTGTATGACACCATTACAGGTATTCAAACAGGGAAGTTAGAAGATACACAAAATTGGACCGTATCCGTAAAATAG
- a CDS encoding ABC transporter ATP-binding protein: MIEVSGIEKAFGNNNIIRDVSFSVKAGSIYGLLGSNGAGKTTIMRMIAGILRQDTGGISVLNEQVDVPIKQRMVFIPDILYFLPQYTMRQLANYYASFYENWDEERYKNLTNLFHIDEKKKVSHFSKGLQRQVIFILSLSVKPDVLILDEPFDGLDAVVRKKVRSLIIQDVAEREMSVLLSSHNLREVEEICDHVGILHQGEILLERDLDELKEDVHKVQVAFKDSGERLLAASDLEILYKEKRGSVLLLIVKGDERKVMNEIEKFGPVLMDRLPLTLEEIFIYEMEGVGYAIENILV; encoded by the coding sequence ATGATTGAAGTGAGCGGAATTGAAAAAGCTTTTGGAAATAATAACATCATCCGTGACGTTAGCTTTTCGGTTAAGGCAGGATCAATCTATGGTTTACTCGGATCGAATGGAGCAGGAAAAACAACTATTATGCGAATGATTGCTGGTATTTTGAGACAGGACACCGGAGGGATCTCCGTCCTTAACGAGCAAGTAGATGTTCCAATAAAACAACGGATGGTTTTTATTCCTGATATCCTCTATTTTCTTCCCCAATATACGATGAGGCAATTGGCCAATTATTACGCAAGTTTTTACGAAAATTGGGATGAAGAACGCTACAAAAACCTAACGAATTTATTTCATATTGACGAAAAAAAGAAAGTAAGTCATTTTTCAAAAGGACTCCAGAGACAAGTGATCTTTATCTTATCGCTATCTGTTAAACCGGATGTTCTTATTTTAGATGAACCATTTGATGGCCTAGATGCTGTTGTGAGAAAGAAAGTAAGAAGCTTGATCATTCAGGATGTGGCTGAAAGAGAGATGTCGGTCTTATTATCTTCACATAATTTAAGAGAAGTTGAGGAAATTTGTGATCATGTTGGAATACTTCATCAAGGTGAAATACTACTTGAACGTGATTTAGATGAATTAAAAGAAGATGTACATAAAGTTCAAGTTGCGTTTAAAGATTCGGGAGAAAGACTTTTAGCAGCTAGTGATCTTGAAATTCTGTATAAGGAAAAAAGAGGGAGTGTCCTACTCTTGATTGTAAAAGGAGATGAGCGGAAAGTGATGAATGAAATTGAGAAATTTGGTCCTGTCTTAATGGATCGATTACCGCTCACATTAGAAGAAATATTCATCTATGAAATGGAGGGGGTAGGCTATGCAATCGAAAACATCCTTGTTTAG
- a CDS encoding VOC family protein: MTPILNQVGAVFIPVKNIEDAKEWYCDLLGLEADGDIIAGHLYIVPMNGTGLVLDSKIYSEETIFQTPAFHFDTKDIEAAFTFMKEKGIELVTEIENGHWFNFKDPDGNVLMICE; encoded by the coding sequence TTGACCCCGATCTTAAATCAAGTTGGTGCGGTCTTTATCCCAGTCAAAAACATCGAGGATGCAAAGGAATGGTACTGTGATTTGCTTGGTCTCGAGGCAGATGGGGATATTATCGCTGGACACCTTTATATTGTACCTATGAATGGGACTGGACTTGTTCTTGATAGTAAAATTTATTCAGAGGAAACTATATTCCAAACACCTGCGTTTCATTTTGATACAAAAGACATTGAGGCTGCTTTTACTTTTATGAAAGAAAAAGGGATTGAACTTGTGACGGAGATTGAAAACGGGCATTGGTTTAACTTTAAAGACCCTGACGGAAATGTATTAATGATTTGTGAGTGA
- a CDS encoding GntR family transcriptional regulator, translating to MFELDFRSRKPIYEQLVDRLKQLIIKDLLKDDEKLPSVRELAYQLEINPNTIQKAYRELESQGYIYSVKGKGSFVHPSKKLENEEELKKVKDQLKKLLSEAFYLGMTVEEIEMLISEIEGRRKND from the coding sequence ATGTTTGAATTGGACTTTAGAAGTCGTAAGCCGATTTATGAACAATTAGTTGATCGGCTGAAGCAATTAATTATTAAAGATTTACTAAAAGATGATGAGAAACTTCCTTCTGTAAGGGAACTGGCTTATCAGTTGGAAATTAATCCAAATACGATTCAGAAAGCTTATAGAGAACTTGAGTCACAAGGCTATATCTATTCAGTGAAAGGGAAGGGGAGCTTTGTTCATCCTTCAAAAAAACTTGAGAATGAGGAGGAATTGAAGAAGGTGAAAGACCAATTGAAGAAATTACTTTCCGAAGCGTTCTACCTTGGAATGACTGTAGAAGAGATTGAGATGCTAATCTCGGAAATAGAGGGGAGACGAAAAAATGATTGA
- a CDS encoding RNA polymerase sigma factor: MIELINLCFNEIFEKHYKRVYYTALSIVKDHGLAEDVLQETFLKAYDRLEEVQGEEKLGSWLSTIAARKAIDQLRKQKRVTLFKTEDVLMNQIDHDCNVEEDCQMILFEETMKRKIHMLSPKLRVVMKLHYYDQLKESEIAQKLKLSPGAVKSRLHRGRMAMRMKLSDELIRNHPA; the protein is encoded by the coding sequence ATGATCGAATTGATAAATTTATGCTTTAATGAAATTTTTGAAAAACACTATAAACGTGTTTATTACACTGCATTAAGTATCGTAAAAGATCATGGTCTAGCTGAAGATGTGCTACAAGAAACCTTTTTAAAGGCATACGATCGATTAGAAGAGGTGCAAGGTGAAGAGAAGCTAGGTTCCTGGCTTTCTACAATTGCTGCACGAAAAGCGATTGATCAATTAAGAAAACAAAAAAGAGTCACGTTGTTTAAAACAGAAGATGTTCTTATGAATCAAATCGATCACGATTGTAACGTAGAAGAAGATTGCCAGATGATTCTTTTTGAAGAAACTATGAAAAGAAAAATTCATATGCTATCACCTAAATTAAGGGTAGTCATGAAACTCCACTATTATGATCAGTTAAAGGAAAGTGAAATTGCTCAAAAACTAAAGCTATCACCGGGTGCAGTGAAGTCTCGTCTTCATCGTGGTCGAATGGCCATGAGAATGAAACTAAGTGATGAATTAATAAGAAATCATCCGGCATAA
- a CDS encoding PQQ-dependent sugar dehydrogenase yields MVVIGAFLILVACSSNEPNDRSNEHVAEENHAEDSYIENLDVPWEVTRSEGTFYLTERSGMMANVSNRLERQSLQLSKAIHSEGEGGLLGLALSEDFPESQTAFLYHTYLEDSKTLNRVVKVELKEGVWTETDELLSNIPGSQFHNGGRVKLGPDGMLYITTGDAGEPELAQNKESLAGKILRMDVEGNVPEDNPFNGSYVYSYGHRNPQGLAWNDEGQLFSSEHGQSAHDEINQIDAGNNYGWPVIEGDEVADGMTQPLYHSGNDTWAPSGMVYWNDQLYVACLRGEAIRSFQLKGQGTTVVKEGIGRVRSLFLDEENLYAITNNKDGRGDPVKEDDRMVKVNVE; encoded by the coding sequence ATGGTAGTGATCGGTGCATTTCTCATCTTGGTAGCATGCTCTAGTAATGAACCTAACGATCGTTCGAATGAGCATGTTGCAGAGGAGAATCATGCTGAGGACTCATATATAGAAAATTTGGATGTTCCGTGGGAAGTCACCCGATCTGAAGGAACCTTTTATCTAACTGAACGTTCTGGCATGATGGCAAACGTTTCGAATCGTTTGGAACGGCAGTCTCTGCAACTTTCAAAAGCGATTCACAGCGAAGGAGAGGGTGGGCTTTTAGGTCTGGCACTATCAGAAGATTTTCCAGAATCGCAAACAGCTTTCCTCTATCACACTTATCTAGAAGATAGTAAAACGCTGAATAGGGTCGTAAAGGTTGAGTTGAAAGAAGGGGTATGGACAGAAACGGACGAACTTCTTTCAAACATTCCTGGTTCACAGTTTCATAATGGTGGCAGAGTGAAATTAGGACCTGATGGCATGCTTTATATTACAACTGGAGATGCTGGTGAACCAGAGCTAGCTCAAAATAAGGAAAGTTTAGCGGGTAAAATCCTTCGCATGGATGTAGAGGGAAACGTTCCAGAAGACAACCCATTTAATGGTTCCTATGTTTACTCGTATGGACACCGAAATCCCCAGGGGCTTGCTTGGAATGATGAAGGCCAGCTTTTTAGCTCAGAGCATGGGCAGTCTGCACATGATGAAATCAATCAAATTGATGCAGGAAATAATTACGGCTGGCCTGTGATTGAAGGTGATGAAGTTGCTGATGGCATGACGCAGCCTCTTTATCATTCTGGTAACGACACATGGGCTCCGTCAGGAATGGTTTATTGGAATGATCAGCTGTATGTCGCTTGCTTACGAGGTGAGGCAATTAGGTCGTTTCAGCTTAAAGGACAGGGGACAACAGTTGTGAAAGAAGGAATTGGACGAGTTCGTTCATTATTTTTAGATGAGGAGAACTTATATGCGATCACGAATAATAAAGATGGTCGAGGAGATCCCGTTAAAGAAGATGATCGGATGGTAAAGGTGAACGTGGAATAG
- a CDS encoding cell wall hydrolase — MPRVKYTNSDVDLMARMMRAEAEGEGKLGMLYVGNVIVNRAQAECLDFVDIRTIPRVIYQVQGGNYSFEAVQKGNVFYNRARSVEKRLAKKNLDYWRQHPGKYALWYFNPYAPCPPTWYGQPFAGQFKNHCYYEPEAGTCASVYT, encoded by the coding sequence ATGCCGAGAGTTAAATACACAAATTCGGACGTTGATTTAATGGCTAGAATGATGAGAGCAGAAGCTGAAGGTGAAGGGAAGCTAGGAATGTTGTATGTAGGAAATGTCATTGTGAACCGTGCCCAAGCAGAATGTTTAGACTTTGTAGATATAAGAACCATTCCTCGAGTTATTTATCAAGTGCAGGGAGGGAATTATTCTTTTGAGGCCGTTCAAAAAGGGAATGTCTTTTATAACAGAGCAAGGTCGGTTGAAAAACGCTTAGCAAAAAAGAACTTGGATTATTGGAGACAACATCCAGGGAAATATGCTCTTTGGTATTTCAATCCATATGCGCCTTGTCCTCCTACCTGGTATGGGCAACCTTTTGCAGGTCAATTTAAAAATCATTGCTATTATGAACCTGAAGCTGGCACGTGTGCCAGTGTTTATACCTAA
- a CDS encoding DUF4440 domain-containing protein, which translates to MRIDEIKTQIIQLEKELLTPQVRENSMKLNSILAADFFEFGSSGTIWSKKDAVEGGLSLREMTLSDFNIHPLAEGVMLATYHVHDKTRNQKTLRSSIWRKNGDQWQLFFHQGTLAK; encoded by the coding sequence ATGAGAATTGATGAAATCAAAACACAGATAATTCAACTGGAAAAGGAGTTACTAACGCCTCAAGTAAGGGAGAACTCAATGAAGTTAAATTCAATACTAGCAGCTGATTTTTTTGAGTTTGGAAGTTCCGGGACGATTTGGAGTAAAAAGGATGCGGTAGAAGGAGGCCTTTCGCTAAGAGAAATGACGTTATCTGATTTTAACATTCATCCTTTAGCAGAAGGTGTGATGCTTGCTACGTATCACGTTCATGATAAAACAAGAAATCAAAAAACGCTTCGAAGTTCGATATGGAGAAAAAATGGCGATCAATGGCAACTGTTCTTTCACCAGGGAACATTAGCTAAGTAA
- a CDS encoding GPR1/FUN34/YaaH family transporter, producing MMNQTQNTQRVQMVTADPSAIGLFGLAMVTLVASSAKLGWTDGVSFVLPWAIFLGGIAQLIASFLDAKHNNTFGTTAFAAFGLFWLGVGTSWLIQFGVFGDAAAAAVDPKQLGIAYIGYLIFSVFMTVGAMETHKVLFFIFVFIDFLFIGLTFSTLGIFPEGMHFLAAIAEFCIAILSFYGSAASVLNTHFGKVTLPVGKPFGIFKQA from the coding sequence ATCATGAATCAAACACAAAACACGCAGCGCGTGCAAATGGTAACAGCAGACCCATCGGCTATTGGACTGTTTGGTCTTGCAATGGTTACGCTTGTGGCATCATCAGCTAAACTAGGTTGGACAGACGGTGTATCCTTTGTTCTACCATGGGCGATTTTTCTAGGTGGAATTGCTCAGCTTATTGCTAGTTTCCTCGATGCCAAACACAATAACACGTTTGGAACGACTGCCTTCGCAGCTTTTGGTCTATTTTGGCTAGGTGTCGGTACATCCTGGTTAATTCAATTCGGTGTTTTTGGCGATGCAGCGGCGGCGGCTGTTGATCCAAAACAATTAGGCATTGCATATATCGGATATTTGATCTTCAGTGTCTTTATGACAGTGGGTGCGATGGAAACACATAAAGTTCTTTTCTTTATTTTTGTCTTTATTGATTTCTTATTTATCGGACTTACATTCTCTACTTTAGGAATTTTCCCTGAAGGAATGCACTTCTTAGCCGCAATTGCTGAGTTCTGTATTGCAATCTTGAGTTTCTACGGTTCAGCTGCTAGCGTATTAAATACCCATTTCGGCAAGGTGACACTACCTGTCGGAAAGCCTTTTGGTATTTTCAAGCAGGCTTAG
- a CDS encoding DUF6449 domain-containing protein has protein sequence MQSKTSLFRREMFKRDFRHVGWISILFFCSLAFTLPLQLLMAFNDDYRIDASGAGLFDSTFMFELQFIFLFLMPVLMAVFLFRYIHVKGASDFIHSLPISREHLFRHHVLSGLILLIVPILVNSLILFMFYLFADVSTFYSINQLGYWTLMMIIVSILTFMMCVFAGTLTGISAVQAVLTYILMLLPAGIYVLVAVHISFFIAGLSDLALLDHTIGNYSPIVKVFQFYPDQAQGGFLPVNSIMLFIYFIASVVFYFAGKAIYKKRPLEVASQTIAINLLKPVFQFGMTFCFALVGGTYFGETQLMLSWLIFGYVVGGLIGYFLSSMVLDKSWRVFQVQYLKGLFVYGGTAGLIIGILPLFWLNYESYVPEMSNVKNVYIGDSVFQLEDLMANTSPDLIESEEAIGAVIQLQKEMINKNDQFNSRGKRYFISYELENGDHVQRTYQINRKEVQASLKRVMETEDYKELTYPVLNSDSSKVQKVTLQPGGPVNTEVSILEPKQIQEFYQHVREDIYALSYEDIIHPVGIRSHVSEVRNGSDWTEEYYYPHDNSIYNSYENTVNWLKEEGYYEDAFIDEGEIDHVSIYPWNEAHNQYPREAYDQIVKNESVEPLEVKNKKQIQTMLLSSEEDEEGDYLVGIHYDDLQGGYYEVLALNSSKTPDFVEDYFKDQQQ, from the coding sequence ATGCAATCGAAAACATCCTTGTTTAGAAGAGAAATGTTCAAAAGAGATTTTCGTCATGTTGGTTGGATTAGTATTTTGTTTTTTTGTAGCCTTGCCTTTACCTTGCCGCTCCAATTGCTTATGGCCTTTAACGATGATTATAGGATAGATGCAAGCGGCGCTGGTCTCTTTGATTCAACATTTATGTTTGAATTGCAATTTATATTTTTATTTCTAATGCCGGTTTTAATGGCTGTGTTTCTCTTTCGATACATTCATGTTAAAGGGGCTTCAGATTTTATTCATAGCTTACCTATTAGTAGAGAGCATCTTTTTCGCCATCACGTCTTATCAGGTTTAATTTTGCTTATCGTCCCTATTCTAGTGAATAGTCTTATTCTTTTCATGTTCTATTTGTTTGCTGACGTGTCAACTTTTTATTCAATCAACCAGCTTGGTTATTGGACATTGATGATGATTATTGTAAGCATTCTAACGTTTATGATGTGTGTTTTTGCCGGCACATTAACAGGAATATCAGCGGTTCAAGCTGTGTTAACGTATATCCTTATGCTGCTTCCTGCAGGGATTTATGTTCTAGTCGCTGTTCATATTAGCTTCTTTATAGCCGGTTTATCTGACTTAGCATTATTAGATCATACGATCGGGAACTATTCCCCTATTGTAAAAGTCTTTCAGTTTTACCCAGATCAAGCTCAAGGTGGTTTTTTACCCGTTAATTCTATTATGCTATTTATCTATTTTATCGCTTCAGTCGTTTTCTATTTTGCTGGAAAAGCGATCTATAAGAAACGTCCATTAGAAGTCGCTTCACAGACGATCGCGATCAACTTGTTAAAGCCAGTTTTTCAGTTTGGAATGACCTTTTGTTTTGCTTTAGTCGGAGGCACTTACTTTGGAGAAACTCAGCTAATGCTATCGTGGTTAATTTTTGGCTATGTCGTAGGTGGGCTCATCGGATACTTCTTATCTTCAATGGTGTTGGATAAAAGCTGGCGTGTGTTTCAAGTGCAGTATCTTAAAGGCTTGTTCGTTTACGGTGGCACAGCTGGTTTAATCATAGGGATTTTGCCATTATTCTGGTTAAACTATGAAAGTTACGTTCCTGAAATGAGTAATGTTAAAAATGTCTATATTGGTGACAGTGTTTTTCAGCTAGAGGACCTTATGGCAAATACTTCACCTGATTTAATTGAATCTGAAGAAGCAATTGGTGCGGTAATACAATTACAAAAAGAGATGATTAACAAGAACGATCAGTTTAATTCTAGAGGGAAAAGGTATTTCATCTCTTATGAATTAGAAAATGGTGATCACGTTCAACGTACGTATCAAATCAATCGAAAGGAAGTTCAAGCATCACTGAAACGCGTAATGGAAACAGAAGACTACAAAGAATTGACTTACCCGGTCTTAAATAGTGATTCATCAAAAGTTCAAAAAGTCACTCTTCAACCGGGAGGACCCGTCAATACAGAAGTATCTATACTTGAGCCAAAGCAAATACAAGAATTTTATCAACATGTACGAGAGGATATTTATGCCCTATCCTATGAAGACATCATTCATCCAGTAGGCATTCGTTCTCACGTGTCTGAAGTTAGAAATGGTTCAGATTGGACAGAGGAATACTATTATCCTCATGACAATTCGATTTATAACTCCTATGAAAACACTGTTAATTGGCTGAAAGAGGAAGGGTATTATGAGGATGCTTTTATTGACGAAGGTGAGATCGATCATGTAAGTATTTATCCGTGGAATGAAGCTCATAACCAATATCCAAGAGAAGCTTATGATCAAATCGTCAAAAATGAATCTGTTGAGCCTTTAGAAGTAAAGAATAAGAAGCAAATCCAAACGATGTTATTAAGTAGTGAAGAGGACGAAGAAGGAGATTATTTAGTTGGCATTCATTATGACGATTTACAGGGTGGTTATTATGAAGTGTTAGCCTTAAATTCTTCAAAAACTCCAGACTTTGTCGAAGATTATTTTAAGGATCAACAACAATGA
- a CDS encoding GH32 C-terminal domain-containing protein — protein MLLSTRETHQIRLFVDSSSIEIFCDNGETVFTSRMFIEGMNFVCCHGVSGDLYPLYQIVKGKKPDFIV, from the coding sequence TTGTTATTAAGTACTCGTGAAACACATCAAATTCGTCTTTTTGTAGATTCCTCAAGTATTGAAATCTTTTGTGATAATGGCGAAACTGTGTTTACGAGTCGAATGTTTATAGAAGGAATGAATTTCGTATGTTGCCACGGTGTTTCAGGTGATTTATATCCTTTATATCAAATTGTAAAAGGAAAAAAGCCGGATTTCATTGTATAA
- a CDS encoding NAD(P)/FAD-dependent oxidoreductase — MSKQIVILGAGYGGLLSALSVRQYLNESEATVTLINKTPTHQIITELHRLAAGNISTEAAALPLDKLLKGNDINLKVATVDSFSVDNKEVKLSDGSTLSYDALVVALGSKTAYFGIPGLEENSMVLKSAEDANRIHAHVEERIKSFAASGDEADATILIGGGGLTGTELVGELADETPKLARKYGVDPAKIKLKLVEAMPKILPMLPDELINRAMTSLEKRGVEFLTNLPVTNVEGNVVELKDGQKIVTNTFVWTGGVQGNPLVGECGIEVNRGRATVNNYLQSTSHENVFVAGDSAVYFKPGDERPQPPTAQIAWQMGDLIGYNLYAYLYDKDYKEFEPVNSGTLASLGRKDAVAQIGGNSTSLKGLPASVMKEASNVRYLSHIKGLFALAY, encoded by the coding sequence ATGTCAAAACAAATAGTCATTTTGGGCGCAGGTTATGGTGGGCTTCTTTCTGCTTTATCCGTACGTCAATACTTAAACGAATCCGAAGCAACTGTTACATTAATCAACAAAACACCAACACACCAAATCATTACTGAATTGCACCGTCTAGCTGCTGGTAACATCTCTACAGAGGCTGCGGCACTTCCACTCGACAAGTTATTAAAAGGAAATGACATTAACCTTAAAGTTGCAACGGTTGATTCTTTTTCTGTTGATAACAAAGAAGTGAAGCTTTCAGATGGCTCTACACTTTCTTACGATGCACTAGTCGTTGCACTTGGTAGTAAAACAGCTTACTTCGGCATTCCAGGACTTGAAGAAAACAGCATGGTTTTAAAGTCTGCTGAAGATGCAAACCGCATCCACGCTCATGTGGAAGAACGAATTAAGAGCTTTGCAGCGTCAGGTGACGAAGCGGACGCTACTATCCTTATTGGCGGTGGCGGTCTTACAGGAACTGAGCTCGTAGGCGAACTAGCTGATGAAACACCGAAGCTTGCTCGTAAGTACGGCGTAGATCCAGCTAAAATCAAATTAAAGCTTGTTGAAGCGATGCCTAAGATTCTTCCAATGCTTCCGGACGAATTGATTAATCGTGCAATGACTAGTCTTGAAAAGCGCGGCGTTGAATTCCTAACAAACCTTCCTGTTACAAATGTAGAAGGTAACGTTGTTGAACTAAAAGACGGTCAAAAGATCGTAACAAACACATTCGTTTGGACAGGTGGCGTTCAAGGTAACCCGCTCGTTGGCGAATGCGGTATTGAAGTAAATCGCGGCCGTGCAACGGTGAACAATTACCTGCAATCCACTTCACACGAAAATGTGTTCGTGGCTGGCGATAGTGCTGTTTACTTCAAACCAGGAGATGAGCGTCCTCAACCACCTACAGCTCAAATCGCATGGCAGATGGGTGACCTAATCGGGTATAACTTATATGCTTACCTTTATGACAAAGACTACAAAGAATTTGAACCCGTTAACTCAGGTACATTAGCAAGTCTTGGTCGTAAGGATGCAGTTGCTCAAATCGGCGGTAACTCAACCTCTCTTAAAGGACTTCCTGCATCTGTGATGAAAGAAGCAAGTAACGTTCGTTACCTTTCACACATTAAAGGTTTGTTTGCCTTAGCATACTAA
- a CDS encoding DUF6376 family protein, producing the protein MKKIAIVFVTTILFLGGCSFLEDVNSTLNYVDEAREYASEASDFANEAPTLAKQAINDEQALNKFESRLEEMKKDIQEFNKLEAPKVGAELHQNIVDRNEKALNTIDQFLKNIEDGNLDPSMVENTEAFQTLTEINDVIDQINQLNE; encoded by the coding sequence ATGAAGAAAATAGCGATCGTTTTTGTTACGACAATCTTATTTCTCGGAGGCTGTTCTTTTCTCGAGGATGTGAACAGTACGCTAAACTATGTCGATGAGGCACGTGAATACGCTAGTGAGGCGAGTGATTTTGCGAATGAAGCTCCTACTTTAGCCAAACAGGCGATTAATGATGAACAGGCATTGAATAAATTTGAAAGTCGACTTGAAGAGATGAAGAAAGATATACAGGAATTTAACAAGTTAGAAGCGCCGAAAGTTGGAGCGGAACTCCATCAAAACATTGTTGATCGAAATGAAAAAGCTTTGAATACAATTGATCAATTTTTAAAGAATATAGAAGATGGAAATTTGGATCCTTCGATGGTTGAAAATACGGAGGCATTTCAAACTTTAACAGAGATTAATGATGTCATTGATCAGATTAATCAGTTAAATGAATAA
- a CDS encoding DUF1641 domain-containing protein: protein MSESITTETGEKRVPTQDERELLDQLLDPKVQESLSVLVKELPKVTELVNMMSKSYDTVQALATDDVLKNDTVEFMSEILHPVKNSVKDVAANAIEAKDEAEKSSEVIGLFGLLKMLKDPQAQKLFRFVNAYLKVSGEKSNQK from the coding sequence ATGTCAGAATCAATCACAACCGAAACAGGCGAAAAACGCGTTCCTACTCAAGACGAGCGCGAACTGCTTGATCAGCTTTTAGATCCTAAAGTTCAGGAGTCACTAAGCGTACTTGTAAAGGAACTACCTAAAGTAACAGAACTTGTAAATATGATGTCTAAATCATATGATACCGTACAAGCCCTCGCGACAGATGATGTATTAAAAAATGATACTGTAGAATTCATGTCTGAAATTCTTCACCCTGTCAAAAATTCTGTAAAAGACGTTGCTGCTAATGCTATTGAAGCAAAGGATGAAGCAGAAAAAAGCTCTGAAGTTATTGGCCTTTTCGGACTTTTGAAAATGCTCAAAGATCCACAAGCTCAAAAACTTTTCAGATTTGTAAATGCCTATCTTAAAGTTTCAGGTGAAAAAAGCAACCAAAAATAA